The Natronosporangium hydrolyticum nucleotide sequence CCAAGCTGTACCTCAAGGGCAGCAAGTGTGAGAGCCCGAAATGCCCGTTCGAGTCTCGGCCGTTCCCGCCGGGGCAGCACGGCCGCGGCCGCACCAAGGAGACCGAGTACCTGCTGCAGCTTCGGGAGAAGCAGAAAGCCCGCCGGGTGTACGGCGTGCTGGAGAAGCAGTTCCGTCGGTACTACGAGGAGGCGAACCGTCGCCCGGGTAAGACCGGTGACGAGCTGCTGCAGATCCTCGAGTCGCGGCTGGACAACGTGGTCTACCGGGCTGGCTTCGCCAAGTCCCGGGACATGGCCCGCCAGCTGGTCAAGCACGGCCACATCCAGGTAAACGGGGGCAAGGTCGACATCCCGTCTTACCGGGTCACCGAGCACGACATCGTCGAGGTTCGGGAGAAGTCGCGGGGGCTGACCCCGTTCCTGGTCGCTCAGGGCGAGGCCGGCAGCAAGACCATCCCGGCTTGGTTGGAGGCGATCCCCAGCCAGCTCAAGGTTCTGGTGCACTCGATGCCGGCGCGGCAGGTCATCGACACCCCAGTCCAGGAACAGCTGATCGTCGAGCTCTACTCGAAGTAGCAGCTCGCCGGTGGCGTTACCGCCACCACCACTTGTCCGCGGACGTCATATAGCGGTCGTCCCGACATTAGGAGAACAACAAGTGCTCATCACCCAACGGCCCACCCTCTCCGAGGAGCCGATCAACGAGACGCGGTCTCGGTTCATCATCGAGCCGCTGGAGCCGGGCTTCGGCTACACGCTCGGCAACTCCATGCGCCGTACCCTGCTCAGCTCGATCCCCGGCGCGGCGGTGACGTCGATCAAGATCGACGGCGTGCTGCACGAGTTCACCACGATCCCCGGTGTCAAGGAGGACGTGGTCGAGCTGGTCATGAACATCAAGGAGCTGTGTGTCAGCTCCGAGCACGACGAGCCGGTCTCGATGTACCTGCGGAAGCAGGGTCCGGGCGAGGTAACCGCGGCGGACATCCAGCCACCGGCCGGCGTCAGCGTCCACAACGGCGACGTCCGGTTGGCGACCCTGAACGCGAAGGGTCGGCTGGACATGGAGCTGACCGTGGAGCGCGGGCGCGGCTACGTCAGCGCCGCGCAAAACAAGCAGCCGAACGCGGAGATCGGCCGGATCCCGGTGGACTCGATCTACTCGCCGGTGATGAAGGTGACCTACCGGGTGGAGGCCACCCGGGTCGAGCAGCGGACCGACTTCGACAAGCTGATCCTGGACGTCGAGACGAAGCCGTCGGTAACGCCGCGTACCGCGCTGGCGTCGGCCGGTTCCACCCTGGTGGAGCTCTTCGGTCTCGCGCGCGAGCTGGACGAGACCGCCGAGGGCATCGACATCGGGCCGTCGCCGCAGGACGCGCAGCTCGCCGCCGATCTGGCGTTGCCGATCGAGGAGCTCGACCTCACCGTCCGCTCGTACAACTGCCTCAAGCGGGAGGGGATCGATTCGGTCGGCGAGCTGATCGGCCGGACCGAAGCGGACCTGCTGGACATCCGCAACTTTGGCCAGAAGTCGATCGACGAGGTCAAGATGAAGCTGGCCGGGATGGGCTTGGGCCTCAAGGATTCGGCGCCGGCGTTCGACCCGTCCGAGGCGGTCGACACCTACGGTGAGGTCGAACTGCCCAGCGGCGGGGCCGAGTACCCCGCGGCTGAGCCGGCCGAGGACGAGTACGAGGAAGACTTCCGCGAGACCGAGCAGCTTTAGGCAGCTGTAGCCGTCGCACAGCTGCCACCCGAGCAGCTGGCCCGGCCGGCCGTTTAGTAATGAGGAGTACCGATGCCCAGGCCCACTAAGGGAAGCCGTCTCGGCGGCACCCCCGCTCACGAGCGACGGATGCTGGCCAACCTGGCCACGTCGCTGTTCCGCCACGGTCGGATCAGCACCACGGAGACCAAGGCGAAGCGGCTGCGCCCGTTCGCCGAGCGGCTCATCACCAAGGCGAAGCGGGGCGACCTGCACGCCCGCCGTCAGGTGGTCTCGGTGGTGAAGGACCGGGACGTGAGCACCGCGCTCTTCGACGAGATCGGCCCGCGGTACGCGGCTCGGCCGGGTGGCTACACCCGGATCGTCAAGACCGGTCCGCGTCGGGGCGACGCGGCGCCGATGGCGATCATCGAGCTGGTCGAGCCGATGGTGGAGGCGCCGGCCGCGGCCGGCGCGAGCGGGAGCCGGCGCGCCGCGAAGGAGGAGTCGGTGGCGGTGCTCGCCGGCGACACCGAGGACGCGCCGACCAGCGCCAGCGAGCCGGGGTCCGCGGCGGCGACCGAGCCGGCGGCGAGCGCCGAGACCGGTGCGGCCGAGACCGAGGACTCCGACCGCAAGGCGTGACCGACGGACGGGTCCGCGTCCGGCTGGATGTGGCCTACGACGGTACGGACTTCCACGGCTGGGCGGTCCAGCAGGACCGCCGGACCGTGGCGGGCGTGCTGCTGGTGGGCCTGCGGCAGCTTCTCGGCGACGAGGGCGCGGCAGGCCTGACAGTAGCCGGCCGGACCGATGCCGGAGTGCATGCGACCGGTCAGGTTGCCCATGTGGATGTAATCGCCCCGGCGTGGCAGACACGCCGGGGCGATCTGCTGCGTCGACTGGCCGGAGTGCTGCCGCCGGACGTCCGGGTCACCGCGGCGACCGAGGTCGGATTCGACTTCGACGCGCGGTTCTCGGCCCTGTCGCGCCGTTACGAGTACCGGGTGAGTGACGCACCGTACGGTGTGGATCCGCTCCGGCGGCACGACACCCTGCGATGGCGGTGGCCGCTGGAGCTGGCACGTTTGAATCAGGCCGCCGCCGGGTTGGTCGGCGAGCACGACTTCGCGGCCTACTGCCGCCGGAACCCGAACCGGACCACCGTCCGGGCAATCACCGAGCTGGCGTGGCGCCGCGACCCGGACGGAGTGCTGGTCGCGACCGTGGCCGCAGACGCCTTCTGCCAGTCCATGGTGCGCAGCCTGGTCGGTGGCATGCTGCTCGCCGGTGACGGCACTCGACCGGTGGAGTGGCCGGCGCAGCTACTCACCCGGCGGGAAAGGGCCGGCGAGGTGCGGGTAGTGGGGCCGCACGGGCTGACCCTGGTGGCGGTGGGCTATCCGGACCCCGAAGCGTGGGCGGCGCGGGCGCTAGCGACCCGCCGGGTGCGGACGTTGACGATCGAGCCGGCGTAGCGCTGCCTGGCGGAGGTCGCTCGCTACTCGCCTTCCGACTCCTGCTCGCCGTCGGAGTCGGAGTCCGGATCGGCTTCGGCTGGGTCGGCCGGCGTCGCCAGCTCCGGGTTGGGTTGGGTAGCACGTTCGTCCAGCACGTTGCTGCGTAGATGGACCTCGATCAGGTCCCAGCTGATCAGCTCCGCGAACCGGCTGTCGGCGTTGCCGAACGGTTCGCCGTCCGAGCGGGCGATGACCGCGTACATCAGGTAGTGGCCGCGGTAGTCCCAGAACAGCACCGTCTCCGAGAGGACGATCGGTTCGGTGCCGTCGCCCGCCAACATGCCGAGGAACCGGCCGGTGCCCTCCTCGATCAGCGGTTTGATGTCCTCGTACGCCTGCTCCGCCCCCGCCTGGTCGGCGAGGTTGACGATGCCGGCGGTCACCAGGTAGCCGTCGGTGGGTGATTCGAGGGTGGCCCGGACGACCTGGCTGCAGTCGAGTTCGCCGAGCAGAGTCGCCATGCCGTCGGCGGCGACCGCGCTGCAATCCTCGGTCTCCTGGGTGGCGAGTACCTGGTATGGCGGCTCGGCGGGGTTGATGACGACCTCGTCGTCGGGGAAGACCTCCGCCACCGTGAGCGGCTCCGGGTCGTTCTCCCGGGAGCTGATGTCGCGGGGGATCACCGGGCTGGGCGGTGGCGCGGTGGCCTGTGAACTCCGGCCGGCCAACTCCTCCTGGACCATGAAATAGCTGAAGATGCCGCAGGTGGAGAGCACGGCGAGGACGCTGAGACTGGCGATGCCGAGATACCACCACCGAGTCCGGCCCGACCGCGGCGGTGGTGGCGGCGCGGGCGGAAGTGCCACCCGACCGGGCGGGGTGCTGGGCGGTGCGGCTCGGCCCGGTGGGGCGGCGGGGGGTGCGGCTCGGCCCGGTGGGGCGGCGGGCGG carries:
- the truA gene encoding tRNA pseudouridine(38-40) synthase TruA; the protein is MTDGRVRVRLDVAYDGTDFHGWAVQQDRRTVAGVLLVGLRQLLGDEGAAGLTVAGRTDAGVHATGQVAHVDVIAPAWQTRRGDLLRRLAGVLPPDVRVTAATEVGFDFDARFSALSRRYEYRVSDAPYGVDPLRRHDTLRWRWPLELARLNQAAAGLVGEHDFAAYCRRNPNRTTVRAITELAWRRDPDGVLVATVAADAFCQSMVRSLVGGMLLAGDGTRPVEWPAQLLTRRERAGEVRVVGPHGLTLVAVGYPDPEAWAARALATRRVRTLTIEPA
- a CDS encoding DNA-directed RNA polymerase subunit alpha; translation: MLITQRPTLSEEPINETRSRFIIEPLEPGFGYTLGNSMRRTLLSSIPGAAVTSIKIDGVLHEFTTIPGVKEDVVELVMNIKELCVSSEHDEPVSMYLRKQGPGEVTAADIQPPAGVSVHNGDVRLATLNAKGRLDMELTVERGRGYVSAAQNKQPNAEIGRIPVDSIYSPVMKVTYRVEATRVEQRTDFDKLILDVETKPSVTPRTALASAGSTLVELFGLARELDETAEGIDIGPSPQDAQLAADLALPIEELDLTVRSYNCLKREGIDSVGELIGRTEADLLDIRNFGQKSIDEVKMKLAGMGLGLKDSAPAFDPSEAVDTYGEVELPSGGAEYPAAEPAEDEYEEDFRETEQL
- the rpsD gene encoding 30S ribosomal protein S4, yielding MARYTGADCRRCRREKTKLYLKGSKCESPKCPFESRPFPPGQHGRGRTKETEYLLQLREKQKARRVYGVLEKQFRRYYEEANRRPGKTGDELLQILESRLDNVVYRAGFAKSRDMARQLVKHGHIQVNGGKVDIPSYRVTEHDIVEVREKSRGLTPFLVAQGEAGSKTIPAWLEAIPSQLKVLVHSMPARQVIDTPVQEQLIVELYSK
- the rplQ gene encoding 50S ribosomal protein L17 gives rise to the protein MPRPTKGSRLGGTPAHERRMLANLATSLFRHGRISTTETKAKRLRPFAERLITKAKRGDLHARRQVVSVVKDRDVSTALFDEIGPRYAARPGGYTRIVKTGPRRGDAAPMAIIELVEPMVEAPAAAGASGSRRAAKEESVAVLAGDTEDAPTSASEPGSAAATEPAASAETGAAETEDSDRKA